Proteins encoded within one genomic window of Aquarana catesbeiana isolate 2022-GZ linkage group LG03, ASM4218655v1, whole genome shotgun sequence:
- the LOC141134813 gene encoding olfactory receptor 11L1-like encodes MYLFITQLSLLDIILSSDILPNLLYIILHDGCTMSLAGCITQFFFFVHAEASECFLLTVMSYDRYLAICKPLHYNSIINQSICIKAVIVIWLMGLTITFIQSMSLCSLYYCGPNIIHDFFCDFQPILELSCSDISWIHIQTYLVGLICMIVPCMIIFISYIYIVITILKIKSITGRQKAFTTCSSHLTAVCIFYGALIAVYLIPMKGQLDILNKSLSLFYTVITPLLNPIIYTFRNKDFKKAIDKIK; translated from the coding sequence ATGTACCTCTTCATCACCCAACTATCATTGCTTGACATAATTCTGTCTTCAGATATTCTTCCCAACCTTCTTTATATCATCTTACATGATGGATGTACCATGTCTCTTGCTGGATGTATCACCCAGTTCTTCTTCTTTGTACATGCTGAGGCCTCAGAGTGTTTTCTACTAACTGTGATGTCCTATGACCGGTATTTGGCCATCTGTAAGCCCCTGCATTACAACTCTATAATAAACCAATCAATTTGCATTAAAGCAGTGATTGTCATTTGGTTAATGGGTCTCACAATTACGTTTATTCAATCTATGTCTTTGTGCAGTCTATACTACTGTGGACCAAACATCATTCATGACTTCTTCTGCGACTTTCAACCCATACTTGAGCTTTCTTGCTCTGATATTTCATGGATCCATATTCAGACCTATCTAGTAGGTTTAATCTGTATGATAGTACCTTGTATGATAATTTTCATATCTTATATCTATATTGTTATAACCATCCTCAAAATTAAATCAATTACAGGAAGACAAAAAGCCTTCACCACCTGCAGCTCTCACTTGACCGCTGTGTGCATTTTTTATGGGGCGCTAATTGCTGTGTATTTGATTCCAATGAAAGGTCAACTAGATATTCTGAACAAGAGCCTCTCTCTCTTTTATACTGTAATTACTCCACTGCTTAATCCAATCATATACACGTTCAGGAACAAGGACTTTAAAAAAGctattgataaaataaaataa